Genomic segment of Desulfuromonadales bacterium:
CAGGCCAACAGAAACAGCACGGCGTTGCGGGCGGTCAGCAAGGTGATCAGGGCGCTGCCGATCAAGCCGAAAAAGAGGCGGAATTTTCTCCCATTGTCCGGATGTTCCCGCTGCGGCCAGTAGCCGAGCCCGTAGACCGCCCCGCAGGCCAGAATCAGCAACACCGGCAACAGAAAGACTGCCGAAAGGGGATCGAGGCGCAGGGCCAGTTCGCCGCCGGGAACACTCCAGGGGAGGGTGACGGAATCCCCGCCCCGGCCCGACAGACCGCCCACCACGCCGGCCAGGCCGCAGCCCGCACCGAGCAGGACCAGAAAAGAGGCCGGTCTTTCACCGGCGGACCCTTGTCGGGACAGGAACAGACCCGGCACCCCCGACAGGGCGATCAAAACCGCGGCGGCAAGGACCAAGGGCATCATCCGCCCCCCCAACCGAGTTCAGCCAGGACGCTCCAGGCCATGAGCACGGCGCAGGCGAGGAAAACATAGAGCAGGTAAACCGGCAGCCGCCCCTGCTGCAGCCAGCGCAGACGAACACACCGGTCGGCGACCCGTTCAAACCCGGGCAGGAACCACCGGCCGAGGACCGGATCAAGACCGTGGTGAGCCAGCTTGACCACCCGCGGGAAAAGTCCGGTCACCGCCTCACCCGCCGCGGCCAGCCGCAGCCCCGCCGGCAGCAGATGGCTCTGGGTCAGTTCGGCAAACCCGTCGCCGGTATAGGCCATGCGCGCCGAGGGAAAAGAAAACCCGCACCCCCAGGTGCTGGTCCGGCTTTGAGGGCGGCAGCGCAAAAGCAGAATTAGTCCCAAGGTAGTCGCGGCCAGCGCCAGCACCAGCAAAGCCCCCCAATGCCCGACCTGCGATAGCGAGGCAAGGGCGGTAGCCAGCACCTCCGGAGCGACTGGCACCAATTGGCCGAGAGGAGCGGCAAGCAGGCCGACCGCCCACTGCGGACGCAGGCCGATGGCCAGGCAGGTCAGGAGCAGAATCAGCATGGGAACGATCATCTTCGGGCCGGATTCATGGGCATGGTGGGCGGACGCGCTGCGCGGCTCGCCGCAGAGAGCGATCCCCGCCAGGCGGGTGAAGGCCACCAGGGCCAGCGCCCCGGTCAGGCCGAGCACGCCGACCAGCAGCAAGGGAACCAGCCCGCCGAAGCCGCCGTTGACCAGGCCCGCCTTCAGCAGCCCGAGGTAGAGCAGCCATTCGCTGGCCAGCCCGTTGAAGGGCGGAAGGGCGGCGATGGCCAGACAACCGCCGATCAGCAGGCTTCCCGTCCAGGGCATCCGTTTGAGCAGCCCCCCCATCTGGTTCATGTCGCGGGTGCCGGTGCCGTGCAGCAGACTGCCGGCGCCCAGGAACATCAGCCCCTTGAACAGGGTGTGGTTCCAGATATGCAGCAGAGCCCCGGCAAAACCGAGCACGGCCAACAGCGGCTGGTCGTGCCGGGAAGCAAACAGGCCCAGGCCAAGGCCGAGGAAGATGATCCCGATGTTCTCGACGGTGGAGTACGCCAGGCAGCGTTTGACGTCCCGCTGCAATATGGCCATGGCGATGCCATAGAGAGCCCCGGCGCCACCCAGGAGCATGAACACCACCCCCGCATTTGGCGAAACTGATGGCAGCAGACCGCCGACCCGCAGGATGCCGTAAATGCCGGTTTTCACCACGACGCCCGACATCAGGGCGGAGACGTGGCTGGGCGCGGCGGGGTGGGCATCGGGAAGCCAGACATGGAGGGGGAACAGGCCGGCCTTGACCGAGAAACCGGCGGCCGCCAGAGCAAAGAGCAGCGTCGCCATGACCGGCGAGAGTTGC
This window contains:
- a CDS encoding proton-conducting transporter membrane subunit is translated as MTLLLGSLLLFAAGGLLALVTSGRPRLASILGCAGALAGALLGILAAVTELTAGDSPFWTLAWSVPGGRLALHLDPLAAFFLLPTCLLALLCAVYAVGYLRDYPRPGALGPHWFFFNLLVAAIILVVTAANAVLFLAAWEIMTLASFFLVAFEHRQPEVRKAAWLYLVLAHLALMLLLAFFVTAGVRCGSFDFADFGPLAQLSPVMATLLFALAAAGFSVKAGLFPLHVWLPDAHPAAPSHVSALMSGVVVKTGIYGILRVGGLLPSVSPNAGVVFMLLGGAGALYGIAMAILQRDVKRCLAYSTVENIGIIFLGLGLGLFASRHDQPLLAVLGFAGALLHIWNHTLFKGLMFLGAGSLLHGTGTRDMNQMGGLLKRMPWTGSLLIGGCLAIAALPPFNGLASEWLLYLGLLKAGLVNGGFGGLVPLLLVGVLGLTGALALVAFTRLAGIALCGEPRSASAHHAHESGPKMIVPMLILLLTCLAIGLRPQWAVGLLAAPLGQLVPVAPEVLATALASLSQVGHWGALLVLALAATTLGLILLLRCRPQSRTSTWGCGFSFPSARMAYTGDGFAELTQSHLLPAGLRLAAAGEAVTGLFPRVVKLAHHGLDPVLGRWFLPGFERVADRCVRLRWLQQGRLPVYLLYVFLACAVLMAWSVLAELGWGGG